The Clostridia bacterium sequence TGGGCGCGTTCCCCGTGGCGCCTTCCGTGCCGTCGATGACGATGACGTCCACCCCGGCCTCCAGCGCGACGTCGATGTCGGCTTCGACATCGTCGCCGCCGCCCATCTTGATCGCGATCGGCACGTCCGGGTTGACGGACCGCAGGTATTGCACAACTTCCTTCAGCGTGGCCGGCCGCGCAGGGTCCTCCAGAAAGAGGTGCGCATGGATGTCCGGCGCGGCGCTGGGCGGCAGCCCCATGAGCTTGTGAATCTCGGGCCCGATCTCGTCCGGCGTGGCGACCACGGCGTTGCCGGGCATCGCGCCCTGGCCGACCTGCACTTCGATCATGTCGACGGACTTGAGGAGCTCGGGGTCCCGGTTCCATGCCCAGCGCCCGAACTGCAGGACATATGCGCCCGCCAGGCGCCGTTCCTCCGGAAACACCGGCCCCTGTCCGGAATTCAGCGGAACGCCGGCCATGCGCGCGCCCTTCGCGAGGGCCAGCCGCGCGTTGCGGGTGAGAGCGAGGCCGTAGGCCATGCCGGAGATGAGGAGCGGCATCGACATGCGCAGGGGGCGGCGGGCCCGGCGGCCGAGGGTCGCCTCCAGCTCCACGGGCACGTCGGCGTCCAGCGGCCGGCGCGCCAGCTGCGCCGGCACGAAGATGAGGTCGTCAAAGCCCTTGGACGGCCGGGCGGAGCCCATCGGACGGATGACCATGTCTCCGGTGGCGGAGCGGATGGAAAGGTACAAGAGCTGCATGGGCGTCGTCGACTTCGTCGACACGTAGAGCTCGGCGAGGGTGTCACTCATCGGCTTGTTCAACAGGTGGTGGATGATGCGCCGCACGATCCAGGGAAAGGCCAGCGCGAACGCGGCCACGGCCAGCAGCAGCGTCGCCAGCGGCACGCCGAGCAAAAGCCACGCGGCGGACACGGGCACCCTCCTTTTCCCATACGTTGCCCGGTCCGCCGCGCGCGGTATGCGCCGGCCACGCTGCCGGCCTTACGCCTTCGCGGCCTCCCTGGCCGCGTTCAGGACGGCCTCGTAGTTCGGCTCCTGGCCGGCCACGGGCACGTATTCGACGTACCGCAGGGTGCCGGCGCGATCGACGACGAAGACGGCGCGCGAGAGGAGCCGATAGTCGCGCAGGAGCACGCCGTATCCCTCGCCGAAGGAGGCGTCGCGGTGGTCCGAGGCGGCGATCAGCCGCTCCGAGTTGTTCGCCTGGCACCAGCGCTTCAGCGCGAACGGCAGGTCCATGCTGACCGTGACGATTTGAATGTCGTCCGAGAGCTTGAGGGCTTCTTCGCCGAAGCGGTTCGCCTCGCGGTTGCAGACGGAGGTGTCGAGCGAAGGAACGGACGCCAGCACGGCCACCTTGCCCTTGAAGTCCGCGAGACGCACCGGCTTGAAGTTCATGTCGACGACCGTGAAGTCCGGCGCCTTGTCCCCGGGCTTCAACTCCGGCCCGACGAGCGCCTGCGGGCCACCGAAGATCTCAAACGCGTTTTCGCGAACGATGGATGCCGCCAATGGGACTCCTCCTTCCGGCACGTCAAGCGTGCCTTGAACGCGCCGCAGGTATCCTTTCCCTGGAGCATCATACCCGATTGGCGCGAAGGGGAGAAAGCGCAGTAAAATGGTCGAGTGGCGGCCCGAATCCTCGCGGCTGTGGATGTGCGGACTGGAAGGGACGGTTCACCGACTTGCGCATCATCGCGACCCCGTTGCCTCGAGCCCTTCACGTGCGTGCCGTCAACGACAAGGACCGTCCGGTGCAGTTGTTCTTCAAGGACCATCGCATGTGGCGGCTGGCGCTCCTGGACGAGGCGGGGCGCGTGCAGACGTTCTACGTCAATCATCCCACGCGGCGCAGCTTTTGGAGCCAGTTCCTCGAGCCGGGCCAGTGGTTCGAGGCCACGTTCACGAACCTGCCCAGCGGCACGTATCAGGCGCGCGTCGACCTTCTCGCGGAATGGACGGAACCCGTCCTGCTGGACCAGGTGACGCTCTGACCCGAAGCGTCTCGCCGGGCGCCTCCCGGCATACGGTTGGCGTGGGGGGGGCGGCTGGCGTGGAGTGGCGCGTGTTCCTCGTGTCCTTCGGTCTCGTGCTCCTCTCCGAGCTCGGCGACAAGTCCCAACTGCTCACGATGACGCTCGTGGCGGAGAGTCGCGCGAACGCTCCCGTCTTTCTCGGCGCCGGCTTGGCGCTGTTGTTGGCGACCTTCTTGGGCGTGCTGTTCGGCGACGTGTTGAGCGCCATCGTCCCGCCGCGGCTGCTCCGCGTCCTGGCGGGCGGCGCCTTCCTGTGCATGGGCGGCGCGCTGCTACTTGGGAAAATCTGAACGCACGGGCTGCTCGCCGAACGTCTCATGTTCGTGTTCCGTGCGTGTAATTTGACCTGCACGTTGGTCATGCGATATTCTGTGGTTAGATCGCTCGTTTAGCTGCGTTTTCCGGCTGAAAGAGCGAAATTTAAAAAGAAGACGACAAAGCTCGAGTCTTCTCGGGCTTTTTTGTCACTACCAAAACCCCGGTAAAGGAGGCATCGTGTGGTCCGTTTTGAACACGTCACGAAGGCCTACCCCAACGGGCGCTTCGCAGTGCGGGACCTGGACCTGGAAATCGAAAAGGGCGAGTTCGTGTGCCTGATCGGTCCCAGTGGCTGCGGCAAGACGACGACCCTCAAGATGGTGAACCGGTTGATCGAGCCCACAAGCGGCTCCATCTACGTGGACGGGCAGGACGTTCGCACCCTGGACCGGGTCGAGCTCCGCCGGTCCATCGGCTACGTGATCCAGCAAATCGGGCTCTTCCCGCACATGACCATCGCGGCGAACGTGGAACTCGTGCCTCGCCTCCTCGGTTGGTCGAAGGAGCGCAGGGAGGCACGCGTGCGGGAGCTGTTGACGCTGGTCGGGATGGATCCGGACGAGTACGCCGATCGCTATCCGCACCAGCTGTCGGGGGGGCAGCAGCAGCGGATCGGCGTGCTCCGCGCGCTCGCCGCGGAGCCTCCCCTGATCCTCATGGATGAGCCGTTCGGCGCACTCGACCCGATCACCCGGGAAACCCTGCAGGACGAATTGAAGTCGTTGCAGTCGAAGCTGCACAAGACGATCATCTTCGTCACGCATGACATGGACGAGGCGCTCAAGCTCGCGGATCGCGTCGTGATCATGCGCGACGGCGTCGTCGTGCAGGCGGCGCCCCCAGAAGACCTCCTTCGCAATCCGGCCGACGAGTTCGTAGAAGCGTTTGTCGGCAAGCGGCGCGTCAAGCCCGCCGTGGAGCGGGTGGAAGACGTCATGCTGCGCAAGCCCGTCGTCATGGAGGCCCATCGCGGCGTCGCCGAGGCCGTCGAACGGATGAAGCGCCGCCGCGTCGACACCGTCCTGGTCGTCGAGGGCGACCGGTTCGCCGGCGTTCTGCACATCGATGATGTGCCGGAGCGAGTCCAGCGGATGACGGTCGGCGAGCTCTGTCGCAAGGACGTGCCCGTGATCGCTCCTGACGCGCTCGCGCAGGAGGCGTTCACGCTGATGCGGGCGTCCGGTCTGCGGCTCCTGCCGGTGGTTGATGAAAGCGGCGTCCTTCACGGCCTTGTCACGCGCACATCGATGGTCGACGCGCTGGCCTCGGCCGTGTGGGGTGAGGGCGCATGAACGATCTGTGGACGGCGACGGGCCAGCATGTAATGCTGTCGTTCGGCGCGGTCGCGCTGGGAACCCTTGTGGCCGTCCCCGTCGGCATCTACCTCTCACGACGGCGCCGGTTTGCCGAGAAGGTGCTGGCGGTCATCGGCATCGTGCAGACGATCCCCAGCCTGGCCTTTCTCGGCTTCGCGTTGCCGGTGCTCGGCATCGGGTTCCTGCCAGCGTTCGTCGTGCTGCTCGTCTATTCGCTGCTGCCGATCGTCCGCAACACCTACACCGCAATCTCCGGCGTGGATCCCGTGCTGGTGGAGGCCGCACGGGCGATGGGTATGACCCGCAACCAGGTGCTGTGGCAGGTGGAGATGCCCCTGGCGCGGCAGGTCATTCTGGCCGGTGTGAGGGTTTCCGCCGTCTACCTGATCTCCTGGGCCACGCTCGCAGCCTTCATCGGCGCTGGCGGCCTGGGCGATCTCATCATCAGCGGCATCGCCACGTACGACTTGCACCTCGTCCTCCTGGGCGCGGTTCCTGCGGCCCTCCTGGCCATCGCCGCGAACTTCGGCTTCGGTTGGTTGGAACGCGCGCTCACGCCTCGCGGCCTGCGCACGTCCCTTGTGTGAACGCGCGGGTCCGACGCGCCCCGCATGGTCGCGGGGCCACCTGACGGCGCGGGTCCGCGCACACCCGGTGTGGGAAGGAGGGGAGCGATGTTCGACTACCTTGTCGCAAATGCTCCAGAGATCCTGCGGCTTACGGAGCAGCACTTCCTGCTGTCGGCGGCGGGGGTGGGGTTGGCCACGCTGATCGCGGTGCCGCTCGGCGTTCTGCTGGCTGACCGTCCCCGAATCAGCGAGCAGGTGCTGGCGATCGTCGATGTCATTCAAACGATTCCAAGCCTGGCGTTGCTCGCGCTTTTGATGATGGTGCTGGGCATCGGCGATGCAACGCTCATCGCCGGGCTGGTGCTGTATTCGCTTCTGCCCATCGCTCGCAATACGGTCGCGGGCATCCGAGCCGGTGACGCCACGCTCATCGAGGCGGCACGGGGCATGGGCATGACGGAGTGGCAGGTCCTCACGTCTGTACGGATGCCGCTCGCCCTGCCGGTCATTCTCGCAGGCATTCGCGTGGCGCTTGTGACAGCGATCGGCATCACGACGATCGGAGTGCTGTTTGGCGCGGGCGGGCTGGGCGCCGTCATCTACCGGGGCATCCAGCTCACCGGATCCGCGGGCAATGCCATGGTGATCGCCGGGGCTATTCCCGCCGCGGGGCTGGCCGCCCTCAGTGACGCGGTGCTCGCGGCCGTGGAGCGCCTGCTGACCCCGCACGTGCGGACCGTCACGGCATGACACGACACGGGCCGAATTGGGCGTGGGCGGGTGCGGGCGCGAGCCGCATGACAAATCAAGTGACAAGCTCAAGAGGAAGGTGAGGCACATGCGTATTCGGCGGAGCTTCTTGCGCTGGATGACGGCCGCGGCCGTGGGTCTGAGTCTTCTGCTCGCAGCCGGCTGCGGTGGCGGCAGCGGCAGCAGTAGCGGCGACACGATCACGATCGGGTCGAAGAACTTCACGGAAAACATCATCCTGGGCGAGATGATGGCCCAACTGTTGGAGGCCAAGACAAGCCTCCACGTGGTGCGCAAGCTCAACCTCGGCGGTACACTCGTGAACTTCAATGCA is a genomic window containing:
- a CDS encoding FMN-binding glutamate synthase family protein, whose product is MSDTLAELYVSTKSTTPMQLLYLSIRSATGDMVIRPMGSARPSKGFDDLIFVPAQLARRPLDADVPVELEATLGRRARRPLRMSMPLLISGMAYGLALTRNARLALAKGARMAGVPLNSGQGPVFPEERRLAGAYVLQFGRWAWNRDPELLKSVDMIEVQVGQGAMPGNAVVATPDEIGPEIHKLMGLPPSAAPDIHAHLFLEDPARPATLKEVVQYLRSVNPDVPIAIKMGGGDDVEADIDVALEAGVDVIVIDGTEGATGNAPITLSDHFGLPSLVVLSRAVRHLRRRGARERVDLVLSGGLREPGDFLKAYALGADAVAIGTAAMFAIAHKQITQVFPYYPPTDLVFYRSRPQIPLDVDQGAEGLHNYLMSCKREMELAIRTLGKRSYRELTPSDLVTLDREIAEATGVRYAWLPPEAAPGGGGHAPGAGDAAAPDARALAAARAGTGGRHRA
- the tpx gene encoding thiol peroxidase — translated: MFGGPQALVGPELKPGDKAPDFTVVDMNFKPVRLADFKGKVAVLASVPSLDTSVCNREANRFGEEALKLSDDIQIVTVSMDLPFALKRWCQANNSERLIAASDHRDASFGEGYGVLLRDYRLLSRAVFVVDRAGTLRYVEYVPVAGQEPNYEAVLNAAREAAKA
- a CDS encoding TMEM165/GDT1 family protein, which encodes MEWRVFLVSFGLVLLSELGDKSQLLTMTLVAESRANAPVFLGAGLALLLATFLGVLFGDVLSAIVPPRLLRVLAGGAFLCMGGALLLGKI
- a CDS encoding ABC transporter ATP-binding protein, encoding MVRFEHVTKAYPNGRFAVRDLDLEIEKGEFVCLIGPSGCGKTTTLKMVNRLIEPTSGSIYVDGQDVRTLDRVELRRSIGYVIQQIGLFPHMTIAANVELVPRLLGWSKERREARVRELLTLVGMDPDEYADRYPHQLSGGQQQRIGVLRALAAEPPLILMDEPFGALDPITRETLQDELKSLQSKLHKTIIFVTHDMDEALKLADRVVIMRDGVVVQAAPPEDLLRNPADEFVEAFVGKRRVKPAVERVEDVMLRKPVVMEAHRGVAEAVERMKRRRVDTVLVVEGDRFAGVLHIDDVPERVQRMTVGELCRKDVPVIAPDALAQEAFTLMRASGLRLLPVVDESGVLHGLVTRTSMVDALASAVWGEGA
- a CDS encoding ABC transporter permease; this encodes MNDLWTATGQHVMLSFGAVALGTLVAVPVGIYLSRRRRFAEKVLAVIGIVQTIPSLAFLGFALPVLGIGFLPAFVVLLVYSLLPIVRNTYTAISGVDPVLVEAARAMGMTRNQVLWQVEMPLARQVILAGVRVSAVYLISWATLAAFIGAGGLGDLIISGIATYDLHLVLLGAVPAALLAIAANFGFGWLERALTPRGLRTSLV
- a CDS encoding ABC transporter permease, with amino-acid sequence MFDYLVANAPEILRLTEQHFLLSAAGVGLATLIAVPLGVLLADRPRISEQVLAIVDVIQTIPSLALLALLMMVLGIGDATLIAGLVLYSLLPIARNTVAGIRAGDATLIEAARGMGMTEWQVLTSVRMPLALPVILAGIRVALVTAIGITTIGVLFGAGGLGAVIYRGIQLTGSAGNAMVIAGAIPAAGLAALSDAVLAAVERLLTPHVRTVTA